The window atctcattttcgtattctctaatctctacacgctttcgttttcaattttcaattacaatggaaggaggccgcggaggtgcatcatctcgagctcggaagggaaagcaaataatgaatccgcgggaggaggaccccaacattcaatccaccgatgatgagatcgagcatcttctgaatccgacacccgaaacacaaggaagtaccgatgcaattacttctaaggttcgggaacttcctcctctaaagtcttctatttttactaaacattttgagaaggtcacttttccgtcgggagaaatgcgtgcaaaatgtaagcactgtaatgcttcctacaaattccaagccgccgccggctatgggtcgttgaaacgacatgtagaaacgaagcacccgacggaatatggactcgaccgttctcaaacacaattatcaaaattttcttcaactagcggtagtaccgattccgatttatttttatattcggataataaattaagagaatcattagctaaatttgtttccgtagaacatctttcttttagttttggatctaaatgcacatttgaagatttttgtaaagaatctcttaatccatgtgctaaacatgttcctaggactacacttactcatacaattaaaaaattagtaaaacaaggaaaaaagaatttaattgatgaatttagtaaattagataataaagtttctttatgttccgatatttggagtgatcattggcaaacacattcgtatatgagtgtgacttgccattggatcgataactcttggaacctccaaaaaagattattagcttatagcgtttttgatgaatcacataatgatcataatatcgcacaattattatgtttaattttagaagaatatggtttaactcataaaatattttcaatatcattagataatgctagttctaataccgcttgtatagatgatctaaaatttgtttgtcaacctattattggaggtttattttttcatattcgttgtgtatgtcatgttttaaatttatgtgttcaagatggtttaaaaattttagaaagttatattaaaccaattagaattgtaatttcttatttatggtctcatccatctataatgaaacaatggggtaggttttgtaaaattaatggaatgagacctaaaaaatttccacgtgatgtaccaacacgttggaattcaatataccaattattacaagattcatttcaatataaagaattattatgttcattttttgcacaaaacactaatactaatatatatttattttcacaacaatggaatatttgtagtagtatttgtgaatttaaaaagtatttaatgatgcaaccgaacaactttccggtgtttattatcccactgctcaattagttttagaaaatttttctaatatagtattagttttaaatgaacatattaataataaatttttatctccttgcatcttagctatgaaaactaaatgggaaaaatatttttatttaatttttgaaatttatttaattgcatttactttaaatcctagatttaaattagaagttttacaagaaatgttaactttatattatgacgctttaattccaattaaagattcttcttcccctgatccagttaatattatatataatgttagaatttatttatatgatatttataatcaatattatgcaaaatatggaatacaaattaatatttctgaaattcaacaaactactagtagtaatttaaaacttacaaaagcacaactcttattaaaatatgtaacccaggaagcgcccgccctttgctccgaacatgaacttctgagggttaagtttgactCCGTATCTTCTTagtgtttggaaggtctcctccatatccgcatagagatcggccgcccggaaggacttgataagtatgtcatccacgtacacttccaagttgcgtccgatctgctccctgaatattttgttcatcagacgctggtaggtagctcctgcattcttcagcccgaacgagattacattgtagcaataggtgtcgtctgtcgtgacgaagctgaccttttcctggtcttctcgggcgagcgacacttgatggtagccttggtatgcatccagcatgcatatcagctcgcacccggccgtggagtctaccagttgatcgatccggggcagggggtagaagtccttcgggcacgccttgtttaagtcccggaaatcgatgcaggctctccacttgttgcccggcttggagaccaaaaccacatttgcgagccgactcgggaattgcacttctcttatgtggtcggcctccagaagcttttctacctccgcccggataattatattctgctcagcgctgaagtccctcttcctttgctttactggccgagcgtctggcttgacgtgaagctcgtgctgcgctacacTTGGTGAGACCCctgcagctcatgggtcgaccaagcgaagacgtcgcagtttcgttGTAAGCATTTGATCAACCTTTCCTTCTACTTCTCTTCCAAGTCAGacgctatgaaggtggtggcctccggtcgggaagagtcaatctgcacctcctctttttcttcataaaccaaagaaggtGATTTTTCAgtaatagcatttacctcgactcgcgacactttccgagcggacttggcttcggctcggaccatctccacatagcatcttcgagccgccagttggtctccctgcacctcccctacttgatcttccaccgggaacttgatcttctggcagaaggtagagacgaccgcccggaattcgttgagcgccggtcgtcccaagataacgttgtatgcagaaggagcatcaaccacgatgaaggtggtggtccttgtccttctgagcagCTCCTCGCCCAACGAGATAGCTAGCTGGACCTgaccgaccggcaagacttcgttcccgGTGAACctgtagaggggggtcgtcatcggcagtagttcagctcggtcgattgtagttgatcgaaggccttcttgaatattatgttgaccgagctgcctgtgtcaataaaaatgcggtgaatagtatagttgactattaccgctcgaatgattagcgtcatcatgcgggacttcgactccctcgaggtccctaggaccgaagctgatctcgggcccgctcgccctctcctggctgcagccgaccgcgtggatcctcagctgccttgcgtgtgcctttctggctctattggagtcTCCGCCAGTcgggcctccggcgatgatgttgatctcgccccgagatgcgttgcccttattttcctcctcccgagcggaaggtcgaggtcgttcatgCGACGCCCGATGGTGGGCTCCGAGCTGCTGGCGATGTTGTCActcgggggatctcctttctgtcctttgaacggggctccgttgtcaatgttgccggtctggtgaaggtgatcggcggtagctccttggcgcgggatgagcgatggggggaggctccgacagtcgcgggtgttgtgagtagccgactgatggagtgtgctgatgaggacgggcggcttcgactctcggtcctctgggcggttgGTGACTGACGGGCTGCTTCCGCTTGGTGGAAGCTGGTTGGTCACTCAGGGCTTCCTTTCTTCTCGCCGCctaggcttcctccacattaatgtattcgttggctttatgcagcatgtggtcgtagtcccgaggcggctttcggatgagcgagcagaagaaatcaccgtccacgagcccttgcgtgaacgcgttcatcattgtttccgaggtgactGTTGGAAtgcccatggccacctggttgaagcgccggatgtacgctcggagcggctcccttgcgccttgtttgatggcgaacagattgacgctggttttctggtggcgcctgctgctcgcaaaatgatggaggaacgcagttcggaattctttgaaacttgtgatagatccgtccggcagcctccggaaccaccgatgcgccgatcgcgagagagtggtgaggaacattcgacacttcacaccatctgtgtactgatgcagagtggtagtgctgtcgaacttacccagatggtcgtctgggccggttgttccattgtattccccgatcgcaggAGGCGCATAATGCTTCGGCAGTGGATCACGCAGGATGGCATATGAAAACTgttggttgatccgctcgggtgacgcgTCCGTTCGGGGCGCTTTTCCTTTTTTGACGTCCCGGACGGttgcttcgtccgatgaagatcccttgtcttgattAGCTTGCGCTACTTCCGAGGGCGTTTGGAATAGAGCCCaatgaaaaggtatcggggcgggtGGCGCCCCCATCTGGGTGCCGGCCGGTCTCTTATTTTGctcccatattgagagctgctcctgcctgtcttcgggtggcgctcgaccccccgaggctgatgtcgcctgctgcgctgcccgctcggcctgagctttctgctgctgctccacgatttttgctgctcgcgcttggacgagtgcttcgagctcctcgggagagagcgttaccggaagttgacgtccagcttcttccatcttctaggcttggattcaggtgcgtttccacagacggcgccaatttgatcctgtccgagcgctgagtcgacggatgctggggacgtggcacgctccgctgtctcctttgtcctcttgcgcttcTTGTCTGTTCCgggccgagcggttcggccgctcggcGGGCATATCACTCTGCCTTGgtcgacccctagtcgggttgtcttttattTGGCTCGGGGGATTCCCGCCGGTCGCCCATGTCATTATGGTCGGTTGACGCCGGTCGGCCCTCtcagtccggtcggtcgggtctcagggttgcatctcttgacctttgacctccacgtgtcgttgaccttccgtcAACGAGAGTCCCctgtccttatcaccggatcaatttttattaataaaatcaacttttgttattatttttttttttacttttttataatTACATATTAAAAATTGTAGATATTGAAAAgtatggaaaaaatatttttaatattttatcaatcttctttttattttttattaaagttttaaaattaaaaataaataaataaatttagaaaattatttattaaagtttaaatgatacttaatttaatttaatttaatttaagaggaaagaggaaagagaaaagagaaagaaaaaattacatgtagttttaaaagagagagagaaaaaacatCATACATGTAGAGGGATAAAATTATAATTTGGTGTGcaataataaaatattgatagtcttttgtaattttaaaatttcatgcTCATCCATCGAAAATTGATATAGATACTCGTTGATAGatgtttctttcttatttttttaaaaaatgaaatgttttttttttccattctaTAACACCTCaaataactcaaaaaaaaaaaaatcttctaaaaatAGGTAaccatttatttaattttatatgtaAAAGTTTTTATCACAAAAGCTAAGCAAATTTATCATTTCATTGTAactttattatatataattaagtcAAAATTGATATTTATCTTTGTTATTTTTATGCAATATTTGAATTCAGTCAAACTGTATAACTAAATCAATTAATCTtgtcttttttttaaaatgtaaaaaatgTGTTATGTTAAATTAAATGGCATTTaccttttcttaaaaaaaaagaaagaaaatctcCATCATTCAGAGTATTTACCAAACACTTTAattctttaaaatgattttttcccTTCACATCAGAGAGTATTTTAATAATGAGAAGTCTATTTCGGTAAGGGATAATTGCTATAATGTTTACTTTAACAAATTTGAtggtaaattaattttataacaaAATTAGTATATTGTAAATTTTGCAcataatgtttttttaaaacaatttattGACGCACTAAAATTTGACGACACATTTCACGCACACAATTAATAATATgctaaatttattataaaatcaaAAGTATTGTATTAATCTGTTAAATTGAAAACTTTAGTGCCAGATttcttagaattttgaaattcgatAATTATTCCctttagctattttataaattcttataaaaatatATTGCAGTACCAAAGTAAcagttttacaataattttaaaataatataaatattaacCAGTAGCTGTTGTGTTTAAAATAAGATTATTTTAATGAATAAATAAGTCATATAGTAGTATTTTAGGTGTTTTGATAACTACAGGCCATATTTAGTATTCTTTATTTGCcataaaaatgaaatttaaagttgttgcttaatttattaaataataaaaattcctAATAAATTTAGAACAGCTCATTAATTAAGGTTTCACATTTGATTAATTACTCGTATAATATTAAATTGTTTTACTATCATTATTTtttagtattttcaaatttactttcatTATTGTTAAAATAATCTATTATTAGAATTTAAGTACAGCAGGCAACAGCTTCTCCGGAGCCATTTTTATTGTTCCAGAAGTTTCTTCCAGCCAACAATGATCCTGACCGTCCATCCGCCAACAATCAGAAAATCCACGCTTTTAGTCCGCATCCGTTCGTCTCCATAGCCGTCCATTGCACCACCTGACACGAATTTCAAAGGCACGAGACTACCTGTCCTCCACCTACTCACTAGGAAAAGTCTGGATTGACCAAAATATCCCCGTCGGCGGAATGAACTCTGAACACGTGTCGATCTCTGGTCACGTGTGAAGAGACGTTCCGGATCCGGAAGGTGCAGCTAATCCTCTCGAGCCGTGCAAACGGCTTCGGTGCGCCAGTTGGTCAAAGTCACGTGCAGCCCACTGTGACATCATTTCCGTCGCCTGGTTCTTTACAAACACGGAATTGAAAATCCTGATTATTTATTTGTCTATTACACTATTTCTCTGTGGGTTCCAGTTATGTTGGCGCAATAGTGAATGCCGTATCGGCGTTTCCTGTGCCGTGAAAATCAGGGGTAGGAATGCTGAAATGGACAACCATGTAACGGATACCTCGCCACTACTCTTGTCCCGACGGTGCATGTTAGCATATGTCGCTCCTCCTTGCTTGTAACGTTTCCCCACGTTGATCCTTTTAACGGTAACTCCCCCGtctctccctccctctctttGTAACCTCCTCTCGCTGCGGGAACTTAGGAGAGAGAAATCAAAAAAGcagggaagagagagagagggctGCGAGATCAAAACCCTAGATGGGAAAGCTCCTATCCGACTCAGCtgccttggccgaaactttaagccCCTCGCCGAAGCTTCAATGGCCGGGGCCCACTGCGATCCCGACGCCGGATGTGACGGATCTGACGTGCGCGGCCGATGACGCCGCGGCGTGGGCCGCGGTGTCCGGTCTGGAGGAGCAGCAACGGCGCCGACTCGAGAAGATCCACGCGCGGGGGGTCTTCTGGAAGAACCCGCGGGACGCTGAGGCGCCGGGGGTGGCTTTCCGTCTGGAGCACGGCGGAGATGTCGAGGCGGATGGGAATTGCTTGTTCACTGCGGCGAGGCGAGTGCTAGggccgaaggcgccttccgcCCGTGAACTGCGGCAGCGGGGAGTGCGGCGTTTCCTGGAGGATTACCGGGCGGGGGACGGGGCAGCGAGGGAAGCTGCGGATGGGGTGATCCGTAACTTGTACTCGCCGGATCTGAAGACTGGGTGGGGCATACATGTGGTGCAAGAGCTGAAGCTCCTTGCAAGGAAGGACGACCGCGAGACCTTGGATGCCTCGATTCAGGAGCTCGTAGATCTGGGGATGCAAaggtatttttcttcttcttctgattaTGACCTTTTCGCAATATATCATACTGTTTGATGGTTTAAAAACTTTTAGATCTGTCCAAAACCCCTCTATTCTTGTATGAtgtttgtctttttttttctcaatggCTGGCAAATATATTCCGGTTTATCGTTTTGCCGAAATGTTCGATCAGAACCTATCAATAATGATTACTGATTTCGCTAACATATGTTTTCGATTTCTGTCTTGAGAACAAAACAGgggcttttttttttctttcacttttatattttataatttccTATTTGCATTTCGTGTGTTATTGATAATTCATCTCTCAATGCCTAGCATTTGCTATCGAGTAGCTGAAAAGGTCTTTATCAAGTgtaaaccattttttttttttttccaaaatctgCTTGGTTGGTTAATCTTATCGCGAGAACGCTTTAAACCTCATCTGTCACTGTGAGGAATTGTATTTGGAAGGGGGATATATTAGGAAGGTACAATAGCTGGCACCTGCTAGCCCCCCAGTCCCAGAGATTTACGCCACACATCTGTATACATTATTCGCACGTGATCGCATGGGTTGTAGACATATGTGATCAGATGTGACATGTGAGTAAGTGTATGCATGTATACATAGATGTTGGCTGTTGATGTGTAAAATGGTGCTCCTGGTGCTTAATATTCGGACTCCTGTTTCAACTGTTTGATGTTAATGTGATTGTTGTTCATTTAGTGAAAATTTATTTATGGTTGGATTAAGGTGGATGCATTATCTGATGACCCCTTTCAAAGAGATTTCAATGAAAGCTGTGTTACTTGGACTAAAGTTCTAGAATCCGATATGGGTTTGAATCTGAGTGTTTGACAACACTACTTTTGTTTGACACTGCTACTTTTAGATTTTACACGTGATCAACAGAAATACTAAACGTCCATAGGTGTACATGATATTAAAAATGGTTGCATATAGTATGGAAATAATTTCACATGGACACCCTTCATAAGAAGCAATCTTCATAGAACTTGAAGGCAGATCTCACTTCTATTCCTCTACAACAtgttaatttgagtttaattattTGAACCATTGTGACCTTTGCATCCAAGTTGTTCAGATTCTTTTCTAAAAAGTTTTCATGTCTCCTTATTTTTCTAGATTGGGATTATATAGTCAAACCGATAGGTGACGAAAGAAAAATGTCATTAGAAGTTAGGAgcaatttttatataatttatgctGTGAAAATGGAGATACATTCTTTATCTTGAACTTTATTTATGTTTGCTCATCTTATTCCTTCTCTATATTTCTTGTAACTGTTGCATACATTCTTCAGTCATCAGATTTCAAACTATTTCTGTTTCTAGTGTTTCTATCTATTTTGCTTTTAATTAACATTAGCATTTCTTGCAAAGTTATACTTTCCTTGTTTGTTGGTTCATCAGAATCTTTATTATAAGTTAAGCATTTGggcttattttaaaaaaatggctATGCAACCAAATTCTTGAAATAAGTTTTTTATGCCACTGATTAAGAAGTGAATGATTTTCATGAACTTCTTTCTGCCATTGaactaattttctatttgaaTTTCCAAAGGGAAGTGGCAGCAGAATCTATTTATAAGGAGAGATGCATCACCATAAATGATGGGCCAAGTTGGGCAAAGTATATGTCGATCTCAGGCTCTCCAGAAGATGAGTATGATATCATTACTTTACAGTATACAGAAGAGGGATTGCTGACTATTGTTGAGAATCGTAGTGGCCATGCTGCAGCTTTTGGCGATGATATTGCCATTGAGAGTTTGGCTACAGAATTTCGACGAGAAGTCTTTGTAGTAAGTATCAAATTTGAGGAAATGATATATTCGTTCTTTGAAACTCTTTGCAGTTCTAGTATGTAAATCCATTTCACTATACATTTTACATTAATGATAATTTCTATATTTGCATCTCATTGTTTTGTAGCTGAGAATTTGATGTTTCACTCAAGCAATTAGCCAATTGGTTCCTCATTATTCTTTTTCTTGGGCCAAGTGTGTAGGATTATTTATGGCAATACACGAAACAAACCTAGTTTAATTGATTCAAAATAGGTATGTTTTGAATACTATATTTATTGTTGAAGCTAGGATGCTTAATGTTCATTGGTCCTATATGAACAAGCATGTCAAATTGTCAATCCATTATATAAATATGAATTGGTTCCTTTCCTAATAAGAAGGTTTTAGGATAAATGGTTAATCTATAACTTCAATTTGGTATAAAAAATGTTATGGTTCAAATCATATCTGTGTCAAATAAAAAACTAGGTCTATATCTCACAGTCATGATGGGCATGAATGTCCCACACGGACAAGTGGTGGTCAATATAAATATACAGTGGTTTGTTTCTTAATAGCTTAATAGCTCAAGCTTTTGTGGATAGTCAATCAATTTCAACTATTATCATAAAACGTGAAGTCCTATCTGgatgagaaaagaaagaaaaaggccgtACTTGTCACTATCAGTTTGTACATTTTTCTTTATTATCCAGTTCTCCCTCTTATGTTTTgttgatattttttaaacttacaGGTTCAGGCTCATGGAGCAGATGCAATGGTGGATGAAAACAATTGTGTGTTTTTCCTTCCTCATTGTCCAAGGGGTCCAATTTGTGAACCTCCAATTTTCTTATTTATGAAGGGAACAGGTAAATACACGTTCACTAGTGCTACCAATTTTGCGTTTCTATTATCTACTCTTCAGGTGACTTTCCTTAGTTCATTCATCTGACACTATCAATTAAAAATAGCCAAATTTCTGAGAGTTAAAGATGCCAGCAGCATTTTATTACACTAAAGTTCACTTTGCAAGTATAAGAATCATGACTTGAACAAGTGCTTTTGTTTAGAGAGACACGTTTTGacctaaaatataaaaaatattgcaATTTCCCTTGTATAACAATTAACTTCTTGAAATTTAATCTGCATTCTTATGTTTGAATTGAAGACCATCTTCATGTACCTGTCAGCCAACACTTCAAAATATTTAGGGAGCTATAATGGTTTCTGAGCCTTAAATATTGGAATTTTATTTCAACTTCATTGGCATATAAGCTTTGTTTAGAAACGGCAGGATGATCAAgaatgaatataagagaaacaaactGAGAAGGTATAGCAGTGATTTACTAGGCAAATTAGACAAATTGTTCTTTAGGGAAACAATTGGAAAGTGCTGGATTAGAATTTGATCTCTAAATGGGATTATCAATGTCAATTCAAAGGTGGGGCATTAACAGTGCAATTTCCATCAAGATATTCAGTTGCATCACAGTTTCATCACCAAttgaacaaaaaaaatacaaatttctCAATTTTAATTCAGCTTCACTAGTGTTGGATTTCTATCCACAATCCGCCGGAGGGACAATACTTATTTGTCAAGATGACTTGAGCTGATTATCTAAAGCTATCGGCCTACCTAATCGCCAACTTCATCTGGAGCTATCCAAGCCTAAGTGGGCGAGGGAATTTGCCGAGTCACGGATTCGTCAAGTTGCGGAGTTGGCGAGTGCTtcgagtgctgagtcgatgacGTTAATGTCGAAGGCTCAGGACGGATGCTGAACAAACTTAGAGTTTGAGTCCGAGTGGGTTGCATGAGGAGAGTCATCCGAGGAACAAAGACGTCGAGTCCTACAACGAGGCAATCTCCTTACAACAAATTCGTCCCCTCTAGCGGCGCTAAGAGGTCACGCTTGGACATCTGTTTCCTAGGACAAAATGATGAGATCATGAACACAACCTACACAGGTTGTTGTCACAGGTGTCTGTCGAGCGAAGAATTGCACGGTAGAACGAAAGGAGGAAGAAACAAGGGGATTAAAGGAGCAGAGATCTCTCTTTCCTTTGCTCTCTTTACGAAAATACAGAAGTAAGCTTGTGAAGCTTTCTTCATACAGAGGAGAAAAAAGCAAGAGAGAGCAAAGGAAAGAGATATCTCTTCTCCTTCAATCCTCTCCTTTCGTTCTTTCGTGCAATTCTTCGCATCACCCGTTGTTTTGTTGTTTTATCCTGGGGAACAGACGTCCAAGAGTGACATCTTAGCAGTACTATCGGAGGGGACGAATATGTTTTAAGAAGGTTGTCTCACTGCAAGCCTCGGTGTCTTTGATTTTACGACCGATGCTCCTCATGCAACCTGGTATGTTCAGCATCAGTCACGAGCCTTCGGCATCAGCTTCATCAACTCGGCGCTCGGTAAACTCCCTCCCACTCAGACTTGGGCATCTGTAGGGGAGGTTGTTGATCAGCTAGACTGATGACTTAAGATGATTAGTTCAAGCCATGTTGACAGATAAGTAAGTACTATCCCTCATTGTGGATAGAGATCCAACAATTGGCCCATAAGCTTGCGAGATAAAGAAGGATGAACATGAAGAGGATAATGGAAACAAACTAAGAAGTTGTAGTTGCATTATACTAAAGGAGAATAAAGGTAACAAACTGGGGCAATGTTGAGAAATTATTCTTTAAGGAAACATTTGGAAAGCGTTGGATTAGACCCTCACGGTCAAAATGTTGGGGGCACTAATAATGCAGTTCCTATGATGTTGCATAAAATGAAGAGATGCGCTTGTCTCACATTGTGGCCAATTAATCAGAGAACACATCTCACATTTCCACGACCAATTGACCACAGAACACAATCTTTTACTATCATAATTTTATGGTGAGTTCCTGATGTTTATCATAGTTCAACTTTTCTTGATTGTTCTCCTCTAACTTTCATTTGCTGAGCATATTTTCTGCATTTTAAACTGCTGCTAATGCAGCTCgtctttctttaattatttggTTATAGACTAGTCTAATGCTTCGAAATTTATCATGAATGAAAAATTACATGAGAACATTTTTAAAATCATATATATTCTATTCGGTCAGCTGGCCTCAGACCTTTGACTCAATAAGTGATACAAATTATACTTGATCAATCGAGCACTTAATTAGCAAATGAGATTCATTAGCTGAGCACTTCATTGATAAGTTGTGTTGGATTGATGATGAGTTGATTCAATCAATACAATGGACCGTTTTGTAATTTAGTTCCCTTGTGAACATCAATTCAAAATGCTTTGCTTTGGCCTTTAACTGCGCACAAATATTCTCACCTTCTGATTATCTAAGATGACCTGAGATGTGGTTGTTCTATCCATTTATTCTGGATTAAGTGCATATTTTTGTACAAACAAAGGCAGGTTAGGCGTTGGATTCCTTCCTTGGCCAAAGTACTAAGCAAAAGCTGCATTTGAATACAGGTTGGTGCTGTGCCGGGGCTGACCATTATGAGCCTTTGATAGCAAGtcctcttccttttatttctcAAGACAAGGCTGCTCTTGTACTGTGAGATGTATTGATCTCCCAATTTTGTTGATTCAAAAACCTGGgagtttatttttttctttaaacttaGGATTTTCTAGTTCtagggaaattttaattttggctCATTTTTCCCATCAAGATCCTGTTCGCAGGATCACAACTTAACCGAACCTCAACTTAGTATGCCCCCTACCTCCGGTCTATGTTCATTCTAGCGAGATTGCTAGCTTCAAGCGATGAGTTTCTTTAGGGCCTTTTACCCCTTTGTTTTCCAAATC is drawn from Zingiber officinale cultivar Zhangliang chromosome 1B, Zo_v1.1, whole genome shotgun sequence and contains these coding sequences:
- the LOC122053762 gene encoding uncharacterized protein LOC122053762, which encodes MGKLLSDSAALAETLSPSPKLQWPGPTAIPTPDVTDLTCAADDAAAWAAVSGLEEQQRRRLEKIHARGVFWKNPRDAEAPGVAFRLEHGGDVEADGNCLFTAARRVLGPKAPSARELRQRGVRRFLEDYRAGDGAAREAADGVIRNLYSPDLKTGWGIHVVQELKLLARKDDRETLDASIQELVDLGMQREVAAESIYKERCITINDGPSWAKYMSISGSPEDEYDIITLQYTEEGLLTIVENRSGHAAAFGDDIAIESLATEFRREVFVVQAHGADAMVDENNCVFFLPHCPRGPICEPPIFLFMKGTGWCCAGADHYEPLIASPLPFISQDKAALVL